aaaaaccGAAAATCTTGGTAACTGAGCTAACTCAGCTACTTACATAGAAAGATCAAGGGGAAGAGCCACTCTTTCCTCCGCAAATTTTATGATGTTTCTGGGATCTCATCTCACTGGCGGTGTGATGAGATCGCAGAAACAGCAAGTTGTgttgacccttaagagtgaccagcttctcATTTGTCCTTACATTATCTCcccagaatcacacattaaggtcatgagaataatcgAAATGATCGTcgactaaagaaactcttgattgttcaacaaattctccttgtcagcaccttaggaaatgtatagagaacagtatggagaatatgcataatgatgttagagtgtaaagggttaggtTTATTGTTACTATACTCAGTTAGTACTTATCTAGACTGCATAGTCAGATAATACTGACATCAACAGATTATATGGTAGTTACAACTCTTTGAAATGCATCCGTTCGTTTCTCTGATCTTCACAAAGATAATTAATCTTTAGCGGTTATGGTATGAAATCAGCATGCAATGGCTGCTGTaaaacaggaaacaaaaaaactttcgcGAGCTCATATTTATAGTGAGGCAAAGTGGCAACTCGAAATACATGTAATACGATTGCTAAGGAATAGCTGATAAATGACTAACATAGGAAAGTATACAGCTGTTGATTGGCGTGAGGAAACATTGAATGGGTGAAATTGGGAAAAAAGAAGGGGAAAGAACAAAGCGTAACTGAGCGCGGGAGAATGAAGAGGTGctcaaaagcgcgggaaaacccAGAAAGGGGAAATTTGCCGAGTTGGAACTACTCGTTGGATCTGGCACGTCATGTGTACGTGCGaacattttttactttgggTTCATTGATCTAATACTGTTGTGCATCATTCAGTCGTTGAAAACTGAGACCGAAGGTTATCTTAATACGGTTCAATGaaacacaatgaaaataaacgagTGGTGAacttagttttatttacattcaaagGATTACAGTTGATTTCTGACAGCCACAGTTATGATCAGATGTAAATTTTATGttcaaataagttttaaattatatttaaccATTTCTCTGTATAACTCGATATCGACCTAAGGTTCAGGCTTCCTTCCTGAATGACATAACCACATCTATGTCAAAAGAATCAACCGTCCGACAAAGTGTTTCTATACAAACTGTAGCTTTTTTCATGGTAAGCTTAACATATGTTAAATATCGGGGCTAAGTAAGGCTAAACGCAAATCTCAAACCTCCTTATCTCTCAGTCTGTAGCAGGTTCTCAGCCAGTCTGGAACCGCCTGCGAAAAACGGCGCTCAGTTGTTTTCTTGAGAACCACAACCGCCGTTTGTGGTTTGCTCGCCCTTTCGCATGTCTTTACTGTATTAGAGACTGGAACCGACTTTTTATGTCTCTATCCACCTCTAACCCCCCTTAAAACTACAtactgtttttttaatgttcccTGACATTAGGATAAAAACGTTTAAAGATTTTAGCTACACCTCTAACTGGTTAAAATCTACAAGACTAGTCGAGCCTAATGattaaataagattaaaaaaagaagctgAACCTTGGGCGACACGTGTTGATATTGGGGTAGCATGATTatattcttgttatttcctttttatttttgttatggTAAAGCATAGTATGAattgagaaagaaggaaaacgaAATGCAACCACGGCTTTGTACTATGAGGAGTGATCACCgccaatattttctttcaaattctgcTATAAAGAACCAACAATTTCCATTCCTTCtcatcaaaactgaaactaaaccggcagaagagaatttaagaattaagaacatAACGCAGAGGAGTTTATTTGACGCTGAAAGTCACTGATCAGAACCACAACTGAACCAAGAGAACAACATTTGAATTATAAGAACACTTCTCTCTTTTTGTGTCGCCACAaaccaaaagtgatttttggctAGACTACCCGTTTTTGGATAATTCAGTATGTCTGTATATCACCAGAATGCCGAATTTATTCCTCGATCTTTACGGAACaaccaaactttttttaaaacggATGTGTCCTATACCCCCTTTCATgcgcaaaaaaaggaaagaaaacccgggttgaagagaatttaagaattaagaacacaACTCAGAGAAATTTAATCCACAGATCGGAACCAAAATTGGACCAAGAGAACAACATTTAAATCATAAGAACAGAAACTGAGACATGAGACAGAAATTGAAGTAACAAGACAGAAATTAATACAACTGATCATCCCGCTgttcaatttttgttctgaTCAGGCCTGGGGACGTGTCACGATCACGAGTAACCGAGTGAGGCCCGAGAAAGTTACTCAAGTGCCACTTTCGCCAGGAGCAGTCCTCTCGACTTTCAATTTCCCGTCCAAAAAAAGTATTCTTTCATTTAATGGTCCAATTTTGGTTCTGAACAGTGACTTTCAGCGTCCGACTAAATTGCTTTCTGTtgtgttcttaattcttaaattctcttcggccagtcttctttcattttttgaccatggaaagggtttaggacacaacagttttaaaaaaggctTGGTTGTTCCCCAAAGATTAAGGGATACATTTAGCGGTCTGGCGATTTCAGACATACTGAATTATCCAAAAACGGGTAGTCTagccaaaaatcacttttggcgTGTGTCGACTCAAAAAAAGAGATGCGTTCtcataatttaaatattgtTCTCTTGGTTCAATTGCGGATCTGATCAGTGACTTTCAGCGTCAACTAAATTCCATTGTGTTCATCAATTTGGGTTTTGACTTGCTGATTTCTGTTCCTAATTCTTAAATTCTATTCTGCCGGttcaatttcagttctgattaGAAGGAATGGAAATTGTTGGTTCTTTATGACAGAATTTGAAAGAGAACATTGGCCGTGATCACCCCTCACATTGCACTGATACCTCTGTGGTAGTCCTCAATGGAGAGAAgcaattttccctttttgataATTCTTGTAGGAACCTATCACAGGCAGCGAGTGTTTAACTTCTGTGAAACAAAACTTTCGCTATCTTGCGGTGCAACACCCAAGCTAcaacaatatatattttaacactaaaaaattattgctttatgattaaaatgatgCCCATATAACATAATCTAAGTTAtaggaagttaaaaaaatttaacattactTAACTGGTAACATTTCCATATCTACTCTTTTCAACAATGATGCAACTGAAAACGCACGTGCGACGCAAATGACGGCGGTGCGCACAACGGCAGTGCGCGCTAAAAATTCCTCATCTATAATGGGGAAAGGGTTTGCAACTTGGGTGTTTTCTAAGATCTGATATTTAGAATGCTCTACAACATGATGTTCCAATGGAGGCGCCCTAAACCTTGCCAGCCTAAAATGCGCTGTCTTTTTACAACAGACTGCTCTTTCTATCGGTTCAATGGCCTAACAAACTACACAAGATGTTGGAAGAAcgagagaaaagtttgtaaatcactcttTCACTGCTCACAATCTACGAACATTTTGAGTGTTCTACTAACATATTGGGTAGTTTATCACGCTAGTAAACGAATAGAAAGTGCAGTCTGTTACTTTTGTAACTAAAATTATGTGTTTATCGGTACAATAAACTATTGATTCCCCACCAGTCAGAGCGCTTTTTTTAAATACGAAAATAAGCGACTAAGCACTGAGAGAATACAGAGCAAGTTCTGTTAACCGGGCCTTGTGTGAGGAGGCATTAACTCTATTAACTCTATTGTTACGATACTTACTTGATACTTACAGCAGAGTTTTCAGTGTTTAGTTTGTTATTTCGAAAAAAACCTCAATGTTAGATGGAGTAAACTGACgacttcctgtgaaaaatccacAGTGTTCACCCGAATAACCCGTGGGGTTTTTGTACGTCTGGCCGCATTCAGTATAAGAGTGTTGATTGTTTATAGCGTAGTCATATATGAGGATGTCATGTCCCCAACCAAAAATGGGTCCGTAGGAGGAACATCTGTACATTGCGTATTGCTGGTTTTGGTATTGTATCAGCTTCacaggattgtatcctttgacgttgtaaagagagaaaacaaaagctttgctTGCTGAAGAAGAAGCACAGGaacctaaaatgaaaagatttaggAGCATTAGAAACTATgcgaatgagaaaaaaatacatgatgaTAACtataaaacattaattttttttatttgccgaACTAGAACCGAACACTTAAATTTgtcagagaaaatttcaaagaactcGAGAgcatattttcacttttcaaaaaaagcacTCGAGATATGGTCCGTAGTGTTGTTCAAAGGCAACATATGATCTAAAGAGAGCATTAATTAGACATCTTTCGTCTCAGCTCTCCAATATGAATAATGGATACAGCGAAACACGGGGAAATGACACGAAATGGAGCtgtcagaatcaaatcaaatcaaaaccaaactctaatcaaaaatcaaatccAAAACAAGACTTTAAGTTGGAACCCGTTTCAAACGCGTTTTCAGGCTATTTACGAGTTAATCTACTTTGGGATCGCAATTGttaatgtgatattttctgtttctaagATGAACTCACTGCTACTAGAAAAGTCCACAACTAATCGATTTGTTATCTGTTCTACATGTGAGagatgtttgctttttttttactcactgCTGGTCCAGGACACGTCAGTATATCCACCAAAGATATAACTGTTAACTTTGATGATAgtcactgtgggtcccctcccatcgcagttactgtggaatgtcgatgctgCCCAACCGTCCGTCTTTGCGTGCCAACACCTAACAAACCTACTACGTTCTTTATTGATAAGGACTGGGTCCAAATACGAAAACAGTACCTTCAAGTACTGGTTGTAATCAAGACTTCGAAGTATGGCGGACAAACCAAGGCCTGAGgtgggaaaagaaaaggaaaaattacagtGGGCCAAATAAACGAAACAAGAGCTTTGATTGGTGGTGTCGCCTTTGAATCTAAAGTGGATAATTTCATCACCCTTCGTTTGGCCCGCTAGATATGATAATCTAACATTACTGATCCGGCAAGTTAGAAAATTCCCAGCCCGTCTACCAGGCGGTATTTTAGGCGGCAGAgagaatgaaatttattttaaagttcacaaagcaaccaggtggacaatcagacatggtttgatgctactctggtttaaagatttaatgaatgtaaccgaaaagttacaattcatagacccaacgtttcaacactcctgtctagtttCTTCATCATCACCCCTGATGAatgcactagacaggagtgtcgaaagattgggtctatgaattgtaacgtctcggttacattcattaaaatctttgagcaaGAGTAGCATCCAAACatgcctgaaatttttttgttaacttagCCGTTCTTTCAAGTGGCCCCAACAATTCCGTTGAATGTAATGCCCACAAACCCCCGCGGCAACTCAGACAAGTCCTTGTCAggctcgtcacgcaacgcgttGCGTGACCAACTTAAATGAATACTACAAAAGAACTTTATAAGCCTACACGTACccttaaaatgacaaaaagtaaaCTTTCCGTAATCTAGCAACACAACTTTCTGAGAATATTTCTACAATACGCGATTGATTTTGCTACAGGCCCTACAAAGTATTTATCCTTGgaaaggggtgtttttcttgattacctgcCTCATAGAATACTTCGACGTCTGTTGGAGAGAAATGAGACCCCCCTGTAAAAAACCCACAGTCACCAGTTGAGTACCCTGAGGGTGTCGTGTACGTACAACCGCATCTAGTGTGGGAGTTCTGGTTGTTTCCAGAGTCGTCGGATATGTAGATATCATGATAACACCCAGCGCCAAAGGTGGGTCCATACGTATTACATCTGTACATTGCATATTGCTGATTTCGGTATTGTGTCAACTCTAcgggattgtatcctttgacgttATAGAGAGAGAAGATGAAAGCTTTACTGGCGTAGGAATAACCTGCGCAAGAGCCAGCTGAAATAGAAGAACAATGTAGTCGTACAtcaaaaagctgaaagaaaacataaacccCCTCaggaaggagaggggtggggagttcattttcaataatgAGCTAGACGAAGAGTTTTTTCTCAGACTAGAGATTTGTGAAAGGGAGAGAGATATTTTACTAGTTTGGGTATAGAAACGAGtaccaaaaacaattatggaAGATTTTAGGGACTTTGGAGAAaagtaagtaaatatttttgagacTTGAAGCAAATGTATTAGGATGTAATGTTGTTCTGCAGGTGTATCACATAGAAAACATTTCTATAGACGACACTGGTGTGAAGAAATCTTGATGGCCAAAACactaatatgaaaaaataaaggcttAGAGCTAGTATCACAGGAGCATCGTTTAATATTTCCTCCAGcaccctcttcccccccccccccccttaaatcCCAAAAGGAATGAACTTGTCTTGTctcctcttaaaaaaattggtatgCCTGCCTCCGCTCCAGGACACATCAgtgtatccaccaaatatgtaaTCGTTCACTTTGACGATTGTCACTGTAGGTCCTCTCCCATCGCAGTTGTtgtggaatgtcgatgctgCCCAGCCGTCAGTCTTAGCATGCCAACACCTAACAAAGTCAGTACGGGATGCAGTGGGAAGAACTGGGTCTAAAAACGAAATCAGCTTTCCCAAGTACTTATTGGGGTCCAGGCCTCTAAGTATAATAGATGCACCAAGGCCACCTATGTGCATAAAAGAAACTCGAATGTAAATTACAATAACAGACGTTCTAGAGTATagaaagatgttatttcttctttcacaacCGAGGgagtttttcacaaaaattaggGTCCCACATCGTATTCACAGGACAAGGTGATCCCATTCAAACTCAATATTTCCCTGTGCACTTATTGTGTGACGAACTTAAATGAATGCGGCGAAAGAGACTTTACAGGCTTGCATATTCCtttgaaatgacaaaaagtaAGCTATCTGTACTCTAGGAGCACAACTTTCTGAGGATGTTTCTACAATACACGATTTGATTTTTCTACAGAGTATAGAGtatagaaagatgtttttccttctttcacaaCCATGAGAGTATTTCACAAAAATCAGAGCTCCAGATGTTCTTATTCACAGGGCGAGGTGCTAACCATGTGTTCCcattttaactcaaaattttcctgtgcatttattttgaaaacatatcaaCTAAATTTCACGAGAACACATTTTCTCAAGTGCGTATAAAACTGGGAAACGAAAAAGTTCAGTTTAGCTGGGTTGAACTGTCTGCTTCAGCCCGACTCAGCGATTCAATGTCATGGCAAAACATGGCATCTAGATCAATTTTTTCCCTGACTTACCTGATGTGCACTGCTACGCCGGAACTAAGATACAGTTCACTGACCACTGCTGCTACAATAACCTCAATAGTATTTCGCTGCTGAATATGGTTCAGCACATGCGCTTTTAGAATCCCTGACCGTTGCAAAGGATTATAGAgtttatatatttattcatcGTATATTTACGACAGGGTTCTAAGTGTTTCTGTACAATAACTTACCTATttcgaagaaaacttcaatgtcaGATGGAGTAAACTGACgacttcctgtgaaaaatccGCAGTTTACACCCGAATAACCCGTGGGGTTGGAGTAAGTCTCGCCGCATTCAGTATAAGAGTCCTGATTGTTTACAGCGTCGTCACGTATGTAGATATCATGTCCTACACCAAAAGTGGGTCCGTAATTGGAACATGTGTACATTGCGTATTGCTGGTTTCGGTATTGTGTCAGCTTCacaggattgtatcctttgatgttgttaaatgagaataaaaaggcTTTGGTGGCGTAAGACCAAAAACAGGAACctaaaatgttgattaaaatggAAATGCAGAGATGCATTCAAAGATTAGACAGGTATAGGATCAGGGACCAGACTCGTTTTTACATTTAAGATCGAGTTATGGATAGTTTCTTAATTCAAACGATAAGAAAATcaagatacaaaacaaaatggatcGGTCCTTTGATGTTGTTAATCTGAGGGAGAAGAGAAAGGCTTTCCAAGCATGGGAGTTCCCACATGAACCTGTATTATGGGTGGCGTTGTGTGAATATAGTAAATGTAAGTTCTGTAGTTGTAAGACATGGCTTTCGGGCCCGTAACTTTAccaagaatttcaagaaacacCTTTAAGgggacctttttttttctgtttcagacACCAAGCTAGATTCATTGCCTTTCAACGTTAATTATTTTCCCTTCtaaatctttcaaactttgcaccaaaaaaaaaaagtaatcaccAAAGTCTACTTACTGCTCCATGATACATCGgtgtatccaccaaatatgtaattgttcactttgatgattgtcactgtgggtcccctcccatcacagttgctgtggaatgtcgatgctgCCCAGCCGTCTGTCTTAGCATGCCAACACTTCACAAACCTGCTCCATTTTGAACTCAGGAGGACTGGCTCTAGGTAAGAAAGCAGCTTACCTGTGTAGTTGTTGTAGTCGAGGCTGGTAAGAATAACGGAATTGTTAAGGCCACCTAtacgaaaaaccgaaaaagggagaaaaaataaGGATCGCCCTACCTTGAAGATTTGGCGTCATGTTGAATTCGTCATCTTGGTGGTGGTAATGTCTACAacttgctttttcgtttttacgAATTACAGCGTGACAACCGTTGTGTGACGCACATCGATCTAAGACACAACTTGCCTTTCCGACCCCGTGTGAACTGGGAGGTGCTCTTATGGAAATAATGTCTCCCTTATAGACGTGTTTACACGATGAAAGCGTGTTTTTATGACATTCCAGATTGCTAAACCCAGTATACCTGATCATATCTCGCCTCGTTATTTGCACCAACTAATGTTTTCTTAGAATTAGAGGAAACCACGCGATAAAAAcgtgataagaatgaaaaattaagaattaaggtTGATCAACATAGAAAGTTCAAAGGATTCGCATTTGATTTCTCCTCACCGTATTACTGTCGACCCAAACATCAGAATCAcgggaataaaagaaataatcaccaagttatgaagctcttgattgtcaaacaaatttccTTGACAGTACCATACAGTATGTATGAATTCCGTCTTGCCTAGGGTCTTGGTCTCGATTCAGGACCGActcatgttaaaaatatatatatatttgacaACTAATTTCCAAAGAATTATAAGCTTCATATGACGGTGAAGAAAGATAGAGAATGCGAAATGCgagtatcaaaacaaactgagGTCGCTCGTGCCTCAATGTTAGTTAAACTCACGAAAAAGTAGCTGGTACCGAAGCAAGTGCTGTCCGACCTTATTAACAGGTGGTAAGGATCTTATTTACATTGGGTACTATTATCCTGTTGTTGTACCTGCCTATTGAGGAATTACCAAAGAGAATAATGGCTACTAAAATTAATcgcattttgaaactttcaattagTCAAAAAAACTCACGTTAACATTTCTGCAGCTTTTTTTGACTatggaaaaagttctgagtgATTCGGCTGATCAAGATAGAAAGTTCGACATAGTTGTAAGCAACAAACTGTAAAGATCAATGagactgtttcttttttaaggggggggtGGTAAGTTAGGCGCCAAGTGAGACGTattcttcaaccctttaacccctaagagggtttggcatttaatttctcctcaccgtATTACCGCTGAACCAAACATTAGAaacatgggaataaaggaaataagcACCAAGTTATAAAGCtgttgattgtcaaacaaattcccTTGGCAGCACCACACGGTATGCGTAGAGAACAGCGAGGAGAATATCTGTACTGATACTAGGGAGTAAAGGGTCATAATGCAGCCCGTTTTTGGGACGAATTCCATCTTGGTCTCGATTCAGGACCGactcatattaaaaaaat
The sequence above is a segment of the Pocillopora verrucosa isolate sample1 chromosome 13, ASM3666991v2, whole genome shotgun sequence genome. Coding sequences within it:
- the LOC136277828 gene encoding uncharacterized protein, encoding MGTHGGLGASIILRGLDPNKYLGKLISFLDPVLPTASRTDFVRCWHAKTDGWAASTFHNNCDGRGPTVTIVKVNDYIFGGYTDVSWSGAGSCAGYSYASKAFIFSLYNVKGYNPVELTQYRNQQYAMYRCNTYGPTFGAGCYHDIYISDDSGNNQNSHTRCGCTYTTPSGYSTGDCGFFTGGSHFSPTDVEVFYEAGLGLSAILRSLDYNQYLKVLFSYLDPVLINKERSRFVRCWHAKTDGWAASTFHSNCDGRGPTVTIIKVNSYIFGGYTDVSWTSSSCASSSASKAFVFSLYNVKGYNPVKLIQYQNQQYAMYRCSSYGPIFGWGHDILIYDYAINNQHSYTECGQTYKNPTGYSGEHCGFFTGSRQFTPSNIEVFFEITN
- the LOC136277829 gene encoding uncharacterized protein, with protein sequence MTPNLQGGLNNSVILTSLDYNNYTGKLLSYLEPVLLSSKWSRFVKCWHAKTDGWAASTFHSNCDGRGPTVTIIKVNNYIFGGYTDVSWSSSCFWSYATKAFLFSFNNIKGYNPVKLTQYRNQQYAMYTCSNYGPTFGVGHDIYIRDDAVNNQDSYTECGETYSNPTGYSGVNCGFFTGSRQFTPSDIEVFFEIGKLLYRNT